Proteins encoded in a region of the Streptomyces sp. NBC_00310 genome:
- a CDS encoding uracil-DNA glycosylase, producing the protein MTDIAMLPESWRGVLGDELQQPYFKELTEFVEEERAKGPVYPPREQVFAALDATPYDSVKVLVLGQDPYHGEGQGHGLCFSVRPGVKTPPSLRNIYKEMQAELGTPIPDNGYLMPWAQQGVLLLNAVLTVRSGEANSHKGRGWEKFTDAVIRAVADRPDPAVFVLWGNYAQKKLPLIDEERHVVVKGAHPSPLSAKKFFGSQPFTQINAAVAQQGHEAIDWTIPDLG; encoded by the coding sequence GTGACCGACATCGCCATGCTGCCCGAGTCCTGGCGCGGGGTCCTGGGGGACGAGCTGCAGCAGCCCTACTTCAAGGAACTCACCGAGTTCGTCGAGGAGGAGCGTGCCAAGGGTCCCGTCTACCCTCCCCGTGAGCAGGTCTTCGCCGCGCTCGACGCCACGCCCTACGACAGCGTGAAGGTGCTGGTCCTCGGCCAGGACCCGTACCACGGCGAGGGCCAGGGCCACGGCCTGTGCTTCTCCGTGCGGCCGGGGGTGAAGACTCCGCCCTCCCTGCGGAACATCTACAAGGAGATGCAGGCCGAGCTGGGCACCCCGATCCCGGACAACGGCTATCTGATGCCGTGGGCCCAGCAGGGCGTGCTGCTGCTCAACGCGGTCCTCACGGTCCGCTCCGGTGAGGCCAACTCGCACAAGGGCAGGGGCTGGGAGAAGTTCACCGACGCCGTGATCCGCGCGGTGGCGGACCGGCCCGACCCGGCGGTCTTCGTGCTGTGGGGCAACTACGCCCAGAAGAAGCTCCCGCTGATCGACGAGGAGCGCCATGTGGTGGTGAAGGGCGCGCACCCCTCGCCGCTGTCGGCCAAGAAGTTCTTCGGGTCCCAGCCGTTCACGCAGATCAACGCGGCCGTCGCCCAGCAGGGCCACGAGGCGATCGACTGGACGATCCCCGACCTCGGCTGA
- a CDS encoding ABC transporter substrate-binding protein, with protein sequence MFNRNRYLPPLAVIASISMVTGCGVFSSDASEDADPIIVGTTSTPSTLDPAAAWDSSWELMRNVFQPLLGYSPGGSEPEPDAAESCDFTDSSSTVYSCTLREGLKFSNGNTLDAQAVKYSFDRIKKINVNGGPAGLLTTLSRVQVKGDREVVFHLSQPDATFPLVLTTPAMSIVDPADYPADKLREDGKITGSGPYDLASYDEGKTAELVSNENYKGLAERKNSAVTIEYFQQSDKMVKALKNKDISVIYRGLGAADIVDIQANHDEEGLQIVENATTEISYLVFNPKDPWAKNPAVRKAVAQVLDRPALAHNIYKDTVEPLYSMIPRGLVGHTTGFFDDYGNPSATKAKSILTEAGITETVPLELWYTTDRYGSQTKPAFEELKRQLEASGLFSVTLKSRPWKTYSQGYQKGEYPVFGRGWNPDFNDADNFIAPFVGEQNALGTPYKAPEITDKLLPESRAESDRGAVSEEFEEAQQILVDDARLIPLWQGKAYTAANEEIAGLENVIDPATMMILWQLSWKTSW encoded by the coding sequence GTGTTCAACCGGAACCGATACTTGCCGCCACTCGCGGTGATCGCGTCCATATCCATGGTGACCGGGTGTGGTGTGTTCTCCTCGGATGCCTCCGAAGACGCGGACCCCATCATCGTGGGGACCACCAGTACGCCGAGCACCCTGGACCCGGCCGCGGCCTGGGACAGCTCCTGGGAGCTGATGCGCAACGTCTTCCAGCCCCTGCTCGGCTACTCGCCCGGCGGGTCCGAGCCCGAGCCGGACGCCGCCGAGAGCTGCGATTTCACGGACAGCTCCAGCACGGTGTACAGCTGCACGCTGCGTGAGGGCCTGAAGTTCTCCAACGGGAACACGCTCGACGCGCAGGCCGTCAAGTACTCGTTCGACCGCATCAAGAAGATCAACGTCAACGGTGGCCCCGCGGGCCTGCTGACGACCCTCTCCCGGGTGCAGGTGAAGGGCGACCGCGAGGTCGTCTTCCACCTCAGCCAGCCCGACGCGACCTTCCCCCTCGTGCTCACCACGCCCGCCATGTCGATCGTGGACCCGGCGGACTATCCCGCGGACAAGCTCCGCGAGGACGGGAAGATCACCGGCTCGGGGCCCTACGACCTCGCCTCCTACGACGAGGGCAAGACGGCCGAGCTGGTCAGCAACGAGAACTACAAGGGCCTCGCGGAGCGCAAGAACTCCGCCGTCACCATCGAGTACTTCCAGCAGTCGGACAAGATGGTCAAGGCCCTCAAGAACAAGGACATCTCGGTCATCTACCGGGGGCTCGGTGCCGCGGACATCGTGGACATCCAGGCCAACCACGATGAAGAGGGCCTCCAGATCGTGGAGAACGCCACCACCGAGATCAGCTACCTGGTGTTCAACCCCAAGGACCCCTGGGCCAAGAACCCCGCGGTCCGCAAGGCCGTCGCCCAGGTCCTCGACCGGCCGGCGCTCGCCCACAACATCTACAAGGACACGGTCGAGCCGCTGTACTCCATGATCCCCAGGGGGCTGGTGGGCCACACGACCGGTTTCTTCGACGACTACGGCAACCCCAGCGCGACCAAGGCGAAGTCCATCCTCACCGAGGCGGGCATCACCGAAACGGTTCCTCTCGAGCTCTGGTACACCACGGACCGGTACGGCTCCCAGACCAAGCCGGCCTTCGAGGAGCTGAAGCGGCAGCTGGAGGCGTCCGGTCTGTTCTCGGTCACGCTGAAGAGCCGTCCCTGGAAGACCTACTCACAGGGTTACCAGAAGGGCGAGTACCCCGTCTTCGGACGTGGCTGGAACCCCGACTTCAACGACGCCGACAACTTCATCGCCCCGTTCGTGGGCGAGCAGAACGCGCTCGGCACCCCGTACAAGGCCCCCGAGATCACGGACAAGCTGCTGCCGGAGTCGCGTGCCGAGAGCGACCGCGGGGCCGTCTCCGAGGAGTTCGAGGAGGCCCAGCAGATCCTCGTGGACGACGCCCGCCTGATCCCCCTGTGGCAGGGCAAGGCGTACACGGCCGCCAACGAGGAGATCGCCGGCCTGGAGAACGTCATCGACCCCGCGACGATGATGATCCTCTGGCAGCTGTCCTGGAAGACCAGCTGGTAG
- a CDS encoding SDR family oxidoreductase produces the protein MTSVELPELSGKVALITGASRGIGYGIAEALVARGDRVCVTGRNEDALKEAVDRLGADRVIGVAGKAHDEAHQALAVERTMEAFGRVDFLVNNAGTNPVFGPIADLDLNVARKVFETNVVSALGFAQRTWHAWQKDNGGAIVNIASVAGVSASPFIGAYGISKAAMINLTLQLAHEYAPKVRANAIAPAVVKTKFAQALYEGREAEAAASYPLGRLGVPSDIGGAAAFLTSEQSDWITGQTLVVDGGIFLNAGVG, from the coding sequence ATGACTTCGGTGGAACTCCCCGAGCTTTCGGGCAAGGTCGCCCTCATCACCGGCGCCAGCCGCGGCATCGGCTACGGCATCGCCGAGGCCCTCGTCGCGCGCGGCGACCGGGTCTGCGTCACGGGCCGCAACGAGGACGCGCTCAAGGAGGCCGTCGACCGGCTCGGCGCCGACCGCGTCATCGGCGTCGCGGGCAAGGCCCACGACGAGGCCCACCAGGCGCTCGCCGTCGAGCGCACGATGGAGGCCTTCGGTCGCGTCGACTTCCTGGTCAACAACGCCGGTACGAACCCGGTGTTCGGCCCGATCGCCGACCTCGACCTGAACGTGGCCCGCAAGGTGTTCGAGACCAACGTCGTCTCGGCCCTCGGCTTCGCCCAGCGGACGTGGCACGCCTGGCAGAAGGACAACGGGGGTGCGATCGTCAACATCGCCTCCGTCGCCGGCGTCTCCGCGTCGCCGTTCATCGGCGCGTACGGCATCAGCAAGGCCGCCATGATCAACCTGACCCTGCAGCTGGCGCACGAGTACGCGCCCAAGGTGCGGGCCAACGCGATCGCGCCCGCTGTGGTGAAGACCAAGTTCGCCCAGGCCCTGTACGAGGGCCGGGAGGCCGAGGCCGCGGCGTCCTACCCGCTCGGCCGGCTCGGCGTGCCCTCCGACATCGGCGGCGCCGCGGCGTTCCTCACCTCCGAGCAGTCCGACTGGATCACCGGCCAGACCCTCGTGGTCGACGGCGGCATCTTCCTCAACGCCGGGGTGGGCTGA
- the fabG gene encoding 3-oxoacyl-ACP reductase FabG: protein MSTTEQRVAVVTGGARGIGAATAVRLAAEGRAVAVIDLDEAACKDTVEKITAAGGRALAVGCDVSDEAQVEAAVTRIAEELGAPTILVNNAGVLRDNLLFKMSASDWDTVMNVHLRGAFLMAKAVQKYMVEAKFGRIVNLSSSSALGNRGQANYSAAKAGLQGFTKTLAIELGKFGVTANAVAPGFIVTDMTAATAARVGMGFEEFQAAAATQIPVQRVGRPEDIAGAIAYFTGEDAGFVSGQVLYVAGGPLN, encoded by the coding sequence ATGTCCACCACTGAGCAGCGTGTCGCCGTGGTCACCGGTGGCGCGCGCGGCATCGGCGCCGCGACCGCCGTACGTCTTGCCGCCGAGGGGCGGGCCGTCGCGGTGATCGACCTCGACGAGGCCGCGTGCAAGGACACCGTGGAGAAGATCACCGCCGCCGGCGGCAGGGCGCTCGCGGTCGGCTGCGACGTCTCCGACGAGGCCCAGGTCGAGGCCGCCGTCACCCGGATCGCCGAGGAGCTGGGCGCCCCGACCATCCTGGTGAACAACGCGGGCGTGCTCCGCGACAACCTGCTGTTCAAGATGAGCGCGTCCGACTGGGACACGGTCATGAACGTGCACCTGCGCGGGGCCTTCCTGATGGCCAAGGCCGTCCAGAAGTACATGGTGGAGGCCAAGTTCGGCCGGATCGTCAACCTGTCCTCGTCGTCCGCGCTCGGCAACCGGGGTCAGGCCAACTACTCCGCCGCCAAGGCCGGTCTGCAGGGCTTCACCAAGACCCTCGCCATCGAGCTCGGCAAGTTCGGCGTCACCGCCAACGCCGTCGCGCCCGGCTTCATCGTCACCGACATGACCGCCGCCACCGCCGCGCGTGTGGGCATGGGCTTCGAGGAGTTCCAGGCCGCGGCCGCCACCCAGATCCCCGTGCAGCGCGTGGGCCGGCCGGAGGACATCGCCGGCGCCATCGCCTACTTCACGGGCGAGGACGCCGGATTCGTCTCCGGCCAGGTGCTGTACGTCGCCGGCGGACCGCTCAACTAG
- a CDS encoding DUF3037 domain-containing protein, with protein MSDRFLATGATGQDVYEYALLRVVPRIERGECFNAGVLVYSRSRALVAARTHLDEAKLLVLDPGADVAGVRAALRAVEGVCAGGDAAGQAARDDAGRRFRWLVAPRSTVVQAGPVHTGLTADPAAEAERLLALLVK; from the coding sequence GTGAGCGACCGCTTCCTGGCGACCGGGGCGACCGGGCAGGACGTCTACGAATACGCGCTGCTGCGGGTCGTGCCCCGGATCGAGCGCGGCGAGTGCTTCAACGCGGGCGTCCTCGTGTACAGCCGCTCCCGGGCCCTCGTCGCGGCCCGTACCCACCTCGACGAGGCCAAGCTGCTCGTCCTGGACCCCGGGGCGGACGTGGCGGGCGTACGCGCCGCGCTGCGCGCCGTGGAGGGCGTGTGCGCCGGGGGAGACGCGGCCGGGCAGGCCGCCCGCGACGACGCCGGACGGCGGTTCCGGTGGCTTGTCGCGCCCCGTTCCACGGTCGTCCAGGCGGGACCCGTGCACACTGGGCTCACCGCGGATCCGGCGGCCGAGGCCGAGCGGCTGCTCGCTCTGCTGGTGAAGTGA
- a CDS encoding HipA family kinase, which produces MLKEVSATRYIAPLREGGSLPGLVEADDRGTYVLKFTGAGQGRKTLVAEVVCGELARRLGLRVPGLVTVDLDPVLGLGEPDEQVQELLKSSGGTNLGMDFLTRAIGFDPLAFEVSPEEAGRIVWFDALINNVDRSWRNPNLLMWHGALWLIDHGATMIWHHHWPGARTSAAKPYDAADHALARFGPDVAAAAAALAPQVTEELLAEVTAEIPDVWLADEPGFDTPDALRRAYAEPLLARAAGIHERIEGIK; this is translated from the coding sequence ATGCTCAAGGAAGTCAGCGCGACCCGGTACATCGCGCCGTTGCGAGAAGGCGGCTCGTTGCCCGGTCTCGTCGAGGCCGACGACCGCGGAACGTATGTCCTGAAGTTCACCGGCGCCGGTCAGGGCCGCAAGACACTCGTCGCGGAGGTGGTCTGCGGTGAGCTGGCCCGGCGGCTCGGACTGCGGGTGCCCGGCCTCGTCACCGTGGACCTCGACCCCGTCCTCGGGCTCGGCGAACCCGACGAGCAGGTGCAGGAGTTGCTCAAGTCCAGCGGCGGCACCAACCTCGGCATGGACTTCCTGACCCGCGCGATCGGCTTCGACCCGCTCGCCTTCGAGGTGAGCCCCGAGGAGGCCGGACGGATCGTCTGGTTCGACGCGCTGATCAACAACGTCGACCGCTCCTGGCGCAATCCGAACCTGCTCATGTGGCACGGCGCACTGTGGCTCATCGACCACGGCGCCACCATGATCTGGCACCACCACTGGCCCGGCGCCCGCACCTCCGCCGCCAAGCCGTACGACGCCGCCGACCACGCCCTCGCGCGGTTCGGCCCCGACGTCGCGGCGGCCGCCGCCGCGCTCGCGCCCCAGGTCACCGAGGAACTGCTCGCCGAGGTGACCGCCGAGATCCCGGACGTCTGGCTGGCGGACGAGCCCGGTTTCGACACGCCGGACGCGTTGCGGCGGGCGTACGCGGAGCCGCTGCTCGCACGGGCCGCCGGCATTCACGAACGCATCGAGGGGATCAAGTGA
- a CDS encoding Rieske (2Fe-2S) protein: MTSETNKPASIPGRRTVMAAAGVAGLAVTLTACGSEDDSSTSVSSGSGAGDGASGDSTAEASSGSASGGDSAGGTEIAKTTDIPEGGGKIFASEGVVITQPEAGTYKAFSSACTHRGCAVKSIADGVINCPCHNSNFSITDGSVKSGPATKPLPAKEVSVSGESIMLA, from the coding sequence ATGACCAGCGAAACGAACAAACCCGCCTCGATTCCGGGCCGTCGCACCGTCATGGCTGCGGCAGGCGTGGCGGGACTCGCCGTCACGCTGACCGCGTGCGGGTCGGAGGACGACTCCTCGACCTCGGTCTCGTCCGGTTCCGGGGCCGGCGACGGCGCGAGCGGCGACTCGACCGCCGAGGCGAGCAGCGGCAGCGCGAGCGGCGGCGACAGCGCGGGCGGCACGGAGATCGCCAAGACCACGGACATCCCCGAGGGCGGCGGCAAGATCTTCGCGAGCGAGGGCGTGGTCATCACCCAGCCCGAGGCGGGCACCTACAAGGCGTTCTCCTCCGCGTGCACCCACCGGGGGTGTGCGGTGAAGTCGATCGCCGACGGCGTGATCAACTGCCCCTGTCACAACAGCAACTTCTCGATCACCGACGGCAGCGTGAAGAGCGGCCCGGCCACCAAGCCGCTGCCGGCCAAGGAGGTCAGCGTCTCGGGCGAGTCCATCATGCTGGCCTGA
- a CDS encoding cysteine hydrolase: MPSYASESKRQRELGGVLDPATTVLLTVECQRGVVGPDGALPELAREARSSGALANVARLVAAAHERGVQVMHAVAERRPDGRGANRNARLFRAAERLPVRQLTGTAAVRIAPPIEVAEEDLVVRRLHGLSPLAGTEVDALLRNLGCRTLIVTGVSANVAVPNAVFDAVNLGYTVVVPGDAIAGVPADYTPAMIRHTLALVATVATTDEVLARFERPERRPAGT; encoded by the coding sequence ATGCCGTCGTACGCGAGTGAGTCGAAGCGGCAGCGGGAGCTGGGCGGGGTTCTCGATCCCGCCACCACCGTCCTGCTCACCGTCGAGTGCCAGCGGGGTGTCGTCGGACCCGACGGCGCGCTGCCCGAACTCGCCCGGGAGGCCCGGTCGTCGGGGGCGCTCGCCAACGTGGCCCGGCTGGTCGCCGCGGCCCACGAGAGAGGGGTGCAGGTCATGCACGCGGTCGCCGAGCGGCGGCCCGACGGGCGCGGCGCCAACCGCAACGCCCGTCTGTTCCGCGCGGCCGAGCGGTTGCCCGTACGGCAGTTGACGGGTACCGCGGCCGTACGGATCGCGCCACCCATCGAGGTCGCCGAGGAGGACCTGGTCGTACGGCGGCTGCACGGGCTGTCCCCGCTGGCGGGCACCGAGGTGGACGCGCTGCTGCGGAACCTGGGGTGCCGCACGCTGATCGTCACCGGTGTCTCGGCCAACGTGGCCGTACCCAACGCGGTGTTCGACGCGGTGAACCTCGGCTACACGGTCGTCGTGCCCGGGGACGCCATCGCGGGGGTGCCTGCCGACTACACCCCCGCGATGATCCGCCACACCCTCGCACTGGTCGCCACGGTCGCGACCACGGACGAGGTGCTGGCCCGCTTCGAAAGGCCCGAGCGGCGGCCCGCCGGTACCTGA
- a CDS encoding pyridoxamine 5'-phosphate oxidase family protein, translating to MTVTQRRGRKIMMEPAELDEFLKVRRTCRVATVSSDGSPHVSPLWFVWDGTSLWLYSITRSKRWSALRRDPRVAVVVDAGEEYGELRGVELSGTVEFVGEAPRTGEPVPELVEVEGLFARKNFGIDEMPHDGRHAWLRLTPHTIASWDFRKLGSL from the coding sequence ATGACCGTCACGCAGCGCCGGGGCCGGAAGATCATGATGGAGCCCGCCGAGCTGGACGAGTTCCTGAAGGTCCGGCGGACCTGCCGGGTCGCGACGGTCTCGTCGGACGGGTCCCCGCACGTCAGCCCGCTCTGGTTCGTCTGGGACGGCACCTCGCTCTGGCTCTACTCGATCACCCGCAGCAAGCGCTGGTCCGCGCTGCGCCGCGATCCGCGCGTCGCCGTCGTGGTCGACGCGGGTGAGGAGTACGGCGAGCTGAGGGGCGTCGAGCTGTCCGGCACCGTCGAGTTCGTCGGGGAGGCACCGCGCACGGGCGAGCCGGTCCCCGAACTCGTCGAGGTGGAGGGGCTGTTCGCCCGCAAGAACTTCGGCATCGACGAGATGCCCCACGACGGCAGGCACGCCTGGCTACGGCTGACACCGCACACGATCGCGTCCTGGGACTTCCGCAAACTGGGGTCGCTGTAG
- a CDS encoding LysR family transcriptional regulator — protein sequence MLNLERLRTLDALARHGSVNGAADGLHVTTSAVSQQMAKLEREVGQRLLAKNGRGVRLTDAGRLLAEHAARILSQVELAQSELEAQRGQVVGELRLAAFPTAVRGLFPAVFRALRDGHPALRVRSRELEPELAINAVIRGDVDLAVVLDWYNKPLPVPEGLARAAILDDPVEVALPEDHPLVGRDEIDLRELAEEPWVAWPEGEFCHEWLLYTLRAHGIEPHIAHRAGEHHTQLALVAAGLGVCIAPRLGRDPMPAGMRTVPVRPRVHRSVYAVWRADADRRPSIRAAVEALRAAGAVCGAG from the coding sequence GTGTTGAACCTGGAGCGCCTGCGCACCCTCGACGCCCTCGCCCGGCACGGCTCGGTCAACGGAGCGGCCGACGGGCTGCATGTGACGACCTCGGCCGTCTCGCAGCAGATGGCCAAGCTGGAGCGGGAGGTGGGGCAGCGGCTCCTCGCCAAGAACGGGCGGGGAGTGCGCCTCACCGACGCCGGGCGGCTGCTCGCCGAGCACGCCGCGCGCATCCTGTCGCAGGTCGAGCTGGCGCAGTCGGAACTGGAGGCGCAGCGGGGGCAGGTGGTCGGCGAGTTGCGGCTGGCGGCGTTCCCGACGGCCGTCCGGGGGCTGTTTCCCGCCGTCTTCCGCGCACTGCGGGACGGTCATCCGGCGCTGCGCGTGCGGTCACGGGAGCTGGAACCCGAACTCGCGATCAACGCGGTGATCCGGGGCGACGTCGACCTGGCCGTCGTCCTCGACTGGTACAACAAGCCGCTGCCCGTGCCCGAGGGGCTCGCCAGGGCCGCGATCCTCGACGACCCGGTGGAGGTGGCGCTGCCCGAGGACCACCCGCTCGTCGGCCGGGACGAGATCGATCTGCGGGAACTGGCGGAGGAGCCATGGGTGGCCTGGCCCGAGGGTGAGTTCTGCCACGAGTGGCTGCTCTACACGCTCCGCGCCCACGGCATCGAGCCCCACATCGCCCACCGCGCCGGCGAGCACCACACCCAACTCGCCCTGGTCGCCGCCGGGTTGGGTGTCTGCATCGCGCCCCGGCTCGGCCGCGACCCCATGCCGGCCGGCATGCGGACCGTGCCGGTGCGCCCCCGGGTCCACCGCAGCGTCTACGCGGTGTGGCGCGCGGACGCCGACCGGCGGCCGTCGATCAGGGCGGCCGTGGAGGCGCTGAGGGCGGCGGGGGCCGTGTGCGGGGCGGGTTGA
- a CDS encoding DMT family transporter, which produces MTTATPTRAPDRVPDRPRAAVDWRLRFAFLSLVWGFSFLLIKVGTQAYAPFQVTFGRLLFGTLVLAAAMVVKRERLPRGARTWGHLTVAALLLNALPFSLFAYAELTVPSTLAGICNATSPLWGMALSLVALSEDRPTRVRVAGLGLGFLGVLTVLGAWQGFSGLDASGTAMALLASLSYPIGWIYVRRTLAGTSSSHLSLTGAQLLLATAQLAFVTPLFTSLPSSFPVLPLLAIVALGALGTGVAMLVQYGLVSEVGPTTAQMVTYFIPVIATAAGVTLLGESLTWSTPVGAAIVLAGAALTQARPRD; this is translated from the coding sequence ATGACCACCGCCACGCCCACCCGAGCCCCCGACCGCGTCCCCGACCGCCCGCGCGCCGCCGTCGACTGGCGGCTGCGCTTCGCCTTCCTCTCCCTCGTCTGGGGCTTCAGCTTCCTCCTGATCAAGGTGGGCACGCAGGCGTACGCGCCCTTCCAGGTCACCTTCGGGCGGCTGCTGTTCGGCACGCTGGTCCTGGCGGCGGCGATGGTGGTGAAGCGTGAGCGACTGCCGCGTGGCGCCCGCACCTGGGGGCACCTGACGGTGGCGGCCCTCCTCCTCAACGCGCTGCCGTTCTCCCTGTTCGCCTACGCGGAGCTGACCGTCCCCTCCACGCTGGCGGGCATCTGCAACGCGACCTCACCCCTGTGGGGCATGGCCCTCTCCCTGGTCGCGCTCTCGGAGGACCGCCCGACGCGGGTGCGGGTCGCCGGTCTCGGTCTCGGCTTCCTCGGCGTGCTCACCGTGCTCGGCGCCTGGCAGGGCTTCAGCGGCCTGGACGCCTCGGGCACCGCGATGGCCCTGCTGGCCTCCCTCAGCTATCCGATCGGCTGGATCTACGTCCGCCGCACCCTGGCCGGCACCTCCTCGTCACACCTCTCCCTCACCGGCGCCCAACTCCTGCTGGCCACCGCCCAACTGGCCTTCGTCACGCCGCTGTTCACGTCCCTGCCGAGCAGCTTCCCGGTCCTGCCCCTGCTGGCGATCGTCGCGCTCGGCGCCCTCGGCACGGGGGTCGCCATGCTCGTCCAGTACGGCCTCGTGTCCGAGGTCGGCCCGACGACGGCCCAGATGGTCACCTACTTCATCCCGGTCATCGCCACGGCCGCCGGCGTCACGCTCCTCGGCGAGTCCCTGACGTGGTCGACCCCGGTCGGCGCGGCGATCGTCCTGGCGGGCGCGGCACTGACCCAGGCGAGGCCGCGCGACTGA
- a CDS encoding aminotransferase class I/II-fold pyridoxal phosphate-dependent enzyme, which yields MLGEYMITGRRAAEIAASVERAVGEGELEPGQLLPPMRELADRLGVNPNTVAAAYRTLRERGVIETAGRRGSRVRPRPATTGREYIRVDVPEGVRDLADGNPDTTLLPRLAQVFAAAAEQGDREPVLYGSAAVEPELARIARADLDADGVPGGPVTVTSGSLDAIERVLAVHLKSGDAVAVEDPGWGSVLDLVPALGLRVVPVGVDDEGPLPDDVRQALAAGARALIVTDRAQNPTGAAVSAARARALRSVLREHPETLLIEDDHGYRIVDQPPHPLAEVTRSWAFVRSVAKAYGPDLRLAVLTGDAATVDRVRGRQRLGPGWVSRVVQRAVVRLWSGDAVDAPAVAAAYGRRRDALIGALARRGVEAHGVSGMNVWIRVPDETGAVARLLHAGWAVAPGARFRMRAPQGIRITVSTLTEEEIGRVADAVASAIGPGAGTGYA from the coding sequence GTGCTAGGAGAATACATGATCACGGGGCGGCGTGCGGCGGAGATTGCGGCGAGCGTCGAGCGGGCGGTGGGGGAGGGCGAGTTGGAGCCCGGTCAACTGCTGCCGCCCATGCGGGAGTTGGCGGATCGTCTGGGGGTGAACCCGAACACCGTCGCGGCCGCCTACCGCACGCTGCGCGAGCGCGGGGTCATCGAGACCGCCGGGCGGCGGGGGAGCCGTGTGCGGCCCCGGCCGGCGACTACGGGGCGCGAGTACATCCGGGTGGACGTGCCGGAAGGGGTGCGCGACCTCGCCGACGGAAATCCCGACACGACCTTGCTGCCGCGCCTGGCGCAGGTCTTCGCGGCCGCCGCCGAGCAGGGCGACCGCGAGCCCGTGCTGTACGGATCGGCGGCCGTGGAACCCGAGTTGGCGCGGATCGCGCGGGCCGACCTGGACGCCGACGGGGTGCCGGGCGGGCCGGTCACCGTCACCTCCGGGTCTCTCGACGCCATCGAGCGGGTTCTGGCCGTCCACCTCAAGTCCGGGGACGCCGTCGCCGTCGAGGACCCCGGCTGGGGCAGTGTGCTCGACCTCGTCCCGGCGCTCGGACTGCGCGTCGTCCCGGTCGGCGTCGACGACGAAGGGCCGCTCCCCGACGACGTACGCCAGGCGCTGGCGGCCGGGGCGCGGGCCCTGATCGTCACCGACCGGGCGCAGAACCCGACCGGCGCGGCCGTGAGCGCCGCACGCGCGCGTGCCCTGCGGTCCGTGCTGAGGGAGCATCCGGAGACCCTGCTCATCGAGGACGACCACGGCTACCGGATCGTCGACCAGCCCCCCCATCCGCTGGCCGAGGTCACCCGTAGCTGGGCGTTCGTGCGGTCGGTCGCCAAGGCGTACGGCCCCGACCTGCGGCTGGCGGTGCTCACCGGGGACGCCGCCACCGTCGACCGGGTGCGGGGACGCCAGCGGCTGGGGCCGGGCTGGGTGAGCCGGGTGGTGCAGCGGGCCGTCGTGCGGCTGTGGTCCGGTGACGCGGTGGACGCTCCGGCCGTGGCGGCGGCGTACGGGCGGCGGCGGGACGCGCTGATCGGCGCCCTCGCGCGGCGCGGGGTCGAGGCGCACGGGGTCAGCGGGATGAACGTGTGGATCCGGGTCCCGGACGAGACCGGCGCGGTCGCCCGGCTGTTGCACGCGGGCTGGGCCGTCGCGCCCGGCGCTCGCTTCCGGATGAGGGCCCCGCAGGGGATCCGGATCACCGTCTCCACCCTCACCGAGGAGGAGATCGGGAGGGTGGCGGACGCGGTGGCCTCGGCGATCGGGCCGGGGGCGGGGACGGGGTACGCGTGA
- a CDS encoding pyridoxamine 5'-phosphate oxidase family protein, translating to MTGTPRSTTPQPTTPPPAAYTPTDRTVPTRGTQKASYDRELVHAILDEGYVCHLGFVRDGAPVVLPTLYGRVGETLYVHGSTGSRPLRMTGQADPGLPVCVTVTHVDALILARSAFHHSINYRSVVVHGTAHQVTAPEERRIALDALVDHVVPGRSQDSRPANGKEFAATAVIRLDLNEVSAKTRTGGVNDEPEDLALAHWAGVVPLRKGYETPIPDPDLAPGTELPDYLKTL from the coding sequence ATGACGGGGACCCCTCGGTCGACGACACCACAGCCGACGACTCCACCGCCCGCCGCCTACACCCCCACCGACCGCACCGTCCCCACCCGGGGCACACAGAAGGCCTCGTACGACAGGGAACTGGTGCACGCGATACTCGACGAGGGGTACGTCTGCCACCTCGGCTTCGTGCGCGACGGTGCCCCGGTGGTGCTGCCCACGCTGTACGGCCGGGTCGGCGAGACGCTCTACGTGCACGGTTCGACGGGCTCGCGTCCGCTGCGGATGACGGGCCAGGCCGACCCGGGCCTCCCGGTGTGCGTGACGGTGACGCACGTGGACGCGCTGATCCTGGCCCGCTCCGCCTTCCACCACTCGATCAACTACCGCTCGGTCGTGGTGCACGGCACCGCCCACCAGGTCACCGCCCCGGAGGAGCGCCGGATCGCCCTGGACGCCCTCGTCGACCATGTCGTGCCGGGCCGTTCGCAGGACTCCCGGCCCGCCAACGGCAAGGAGTTCGCGGCCACCGCCGTGATCCGCCTCGATCTGAACGAGGTCTCCGCCAAGACCCGCACCGGCGGCGTCAACGACGAGCCCGAAGACCTCGCCCTCGCGCACTGGGCCGGCGTCGTCCCCCTCCGCAAGGGCTACGAGACCCCGATCCCCGACCCCGACCTGGCACCGGGCACCGAACTCCCCGACTACCTCAAGACCCTGTGA